TCCGACCGCCCGGCCGCCGTGCTGTGGGACGGCCAGCGCCTGCCCGGCCCCTGGCTCGTGCACCAGGCCCTGGACCTGCTGCTGCCGCGCGCACGCGAACTGGGCACCGCCTCGCTGGTCATCCGCCGCAGCCACCACATCGCCTGCCTCGCCGCCTACCTGCTGCGCGCGCTCGAAGAAGACATGCTGCTGGTGCTGGCCTGCTCCGACCCCAACACCGCAAGCGTCGCGCCCTTCGGCGGCACGCAGGCGGTCTTCACGCCCAACCCGCTCGCGCTGGGCTTCCCGATCGCCGGCGGCGGCGTGATGGTGGACATCTCGGCCTCCATCACCACCAACGGCATGAGCAACCGCAAGCGCCAGGCCGGCGAGACCTTCGACTACGAAGTGCTCATCGACGCGAAGGGCCGGCCCTCGAAAGACCCGGCGGTGCTCTTCGAACAGCCGCCCGGCACCCTGCTGCCGGTGGGCGGCCAGACCCATGGCCACAAGGGCTACGGCCTGGCGCTGCTGGTCGAATCGCTCACCGGCGGGCTGGCCGGCCATGGCCGCGCCGATCCGCCCGAGGGCTGGGGCGCGACGGTGTACCTCACGCTGCACGACCTGGACGCCTTCGGCGGCAAGGCAGCCTTCCTGCGCCAGATGGACCACGTGGCGGCGCAATGCCGCACGAATCCGCCCGTGGATGCCGCCAAGCCCGTGCGGCTGCCGGGCGAGCGCGGACTGCAACGGCGCGCCGAGCAGCTCGCCGCGGGCGTGTGCCTGGCGGCCTCGATCGCGCCCTCGCTGCAAGCCGCCGAGCAGCGCTACGGCCTGAGCCTGGCCGACGCGCTGCGCTGAGCCAGCCGCAGGCTCAAAGCGCCGAGCCCAGGCGCGCGATGCCTTCCTCGATCTTCTCGAGATTGGCGGTGGCGAAGCTCAGCCGCAGCGTCGCCACATCGGGCTTCTCGGCGAAGAATGGCGCGCCGGGCACGAAGGCCACCCCC
Above is a window of Variovorax sp. RA8 DNA encoding:
- a CDS encoding Ldh family oxidoreductase; translation: MKSTSLRYDAAALAHYAAQLLQRAGLAEAMARTVADTLVQGDLLGHDTHGLALLAGYVKELESGAMKRDGAPLVVSDRPAAVLWDGQRLPGPWLVHQALDLLLPRARELGTASLVIRRSHHIACLAAYLLRALEEDMLLVLACSDPNTASVAPFGGTQAVFTPNPLALGFPIAGGGVMVDISASITTNGMSNRKRQAGETFDYEVLIDAKGRPSKDPAVLFEQPPGTLLPVGGQTHGHKGYGLALLVESLTGGLAGHGRADPPEGWGATVYLTLHDLDAFGGKAAFLRQMDHVAAQCRTNPPVDAAKPVRLPGERGLQRRAEQLAAGVCLAASIAPSLQAAEQRYGLSLADALR